The genomic window aagttaaatttataaaaatatgagaatataaaaataataattttaatattttaaattactaaaaagtgttttgtgtataaaatagaaaattataatgtttaagtttttttattcgaaaaacattgaaacatttatattgaaaaattgtgaagaattttaatttttttttccaaactcggtataaatttgaaaaactaaaaaactttgttttggtttcttgaatttttttttaataaaatattacctTGTTTATGAACAGTTGtcagatttcttttcttttcctcccaAATTTTTGGGCAATTACTTACGCATCATATTGGCTGGCCTGCTTATGCACTGTGATTGGGTATGGTCTCATCCATAGAACCAAGAATATGGATAAGGTGATAAGCCTACGTGGCAAAAACCCAGTCCCCTCCTCACAACTCCTCGGTAGAAAACAGAGACTCTCTATGCTCCTCTTCCCCCCCTTCCACCAAAAAACTCCATGGCTTCACCAACACTCCTAACCCCAACCTCCAGACTCAAACCCCTCTCTCCCATCAAACCCAAACCCACTCCCACCACCGCATTCCCACCACCGACACCACCACAGCAACAAATCCGAAACCACCTTCTCCGCCGCCACTTCTTGTCCTTGGCAACCGCCGTTCTGACTTCCCCACTGATCCTACCAGTCACTCCAGCTTTTGCAGCATCGGATGAAGAGTACGTGAAAGACACAGAAGAAGTGATCGGCAAGGTCAGGACCACCATGAACATGGACAAGAGCGATCCTAACGTGGCTGATGCAGTTGCTGTTCTAAGAGAAACTTCCAACTCTTGGGTGGCTAAGTATAGAAGAGAGAAAGCTTTACTCGGTCGTGCTTCTTTTCGTGATATTTACTCGGCTTTGAATGCTGTTACGGGGCATTACATCAGCTTTGGGCCGACAGCTCCCATCCCATCTAAGAGAAAGGCCAGAATTCTCGAAGAGATGGACACTGCAGAGAAAGCATTGTTAAGGGgcagataaattaatttagattttgctttttgggtttttattcaACTTCTATCTGAATTTTAGTTACTTTATATTTGTCTGAGATCACATAACGAGAGCAAAGATTCgtgatcttcttcttttcttcaatcttttttcttcatcGTTTTTTTTAACAGATGCGCTCACCGATAATTACTGCTCGCTATAAAGTTTCACAAACTGTagattaatttcattttatcttttatcaatTACCTCTACGAGGTGATTAATCTTATTACACTtcgtatataaaaaataaatgaaatgttATAAGAGtaaactttttaataaattacaatatatttttagagataaaataaaattaacccaTAAGCTATAgcttatgtaaaaaataaaaaaaaaaatcctaaaaagtaTAACTGGTCATATTCCTAGAAATTACCGGTTCGAGTTTTACAaatctcagggtcactggagacttacatgctTTTTaccttcagggcccgtgggattagttgaggtacgcgcaaactggcatagacatccatgttaatctaaa from Populus trichocarpa isolate Nisqually-1 chromosome 5, P.trichocarpa_v4.1, whole genome shotgun sequence includes these protein-coding regions:
- the LOC7464661 gene encoding photosystem II repair protein PSB27-H1, chloroplastic, which produces MASPTLLTPTSRLKPLSPIKPKPTPTTAFPPPTPPQQQIRNHLLRRHFLSLATAVLTSPLILPVTPAFAASDEEYVKDTEEVIGKVRTTMNMDKSDPNVADAVAVLRETSNSWVAKYRREKALLGRASFRDIYSALNAVTGHYISFGPTAPIPSKRKARILEEMDTAEKALLRGR